In a genomic window of Leifsonia xyli subsp. cynodontis DSM 46306:
- the rpsJ gene encoding 30S ribosomal protein S10 has translation MAGQKIRIRLKSYDHAGLDTSARKIVDTVTRAGATVVGPVPLPTEKNVVCVIRSPHKYKDSREHFEMRTHKRLIDIIDPTPKAVDSLMRLDLPADVNIEIKL, from the coding sequence ATGGCGGGACAGAAGATCCGCATTCGGCTTAAATCGTACGACCACGCTGGTCTCGACACCTCGGCGCGCAAGATCGTCGACACGGTGACCCGTGCCGGCGCGACCGTCGTCGGGCCGGTGCCGCTTCCCACCGAGAAGAACGTGGTGTGCGTCATCCGTTCGCCCCACAAGTACAAGGACAGCCGCGAGCACTTCGAGATGCGCACGCACAAGCGGCTGATCGACATCATCGACCCGACGCCGAAGGCCGTCGACTCGCTCATGCGTCTCGACCTGCCGGCCGACGTCAACATCGAGATCAAGCTCTAA
- a CDS encoding glycosyltransferase, whose protein sequence is MLHDLRALLFTVHGRRVYILSEFSLPYIAVVWAVARLNRGVLVADGFVGQYETMVEDCKKARPGSLRARWYALVDAMACALADLVLIDTRVRAQQLAAAHPGTDVLSLPVGAPGWARPATGAAAADRRRAADEPLRVLYYGNYIPLHGLPVILEALAALGAATSFEATFIGDGTPRASVRARAVELGIAEQCRFLEPVPAIELADHLAAADVVLGIFGDSPKARSVIANKVWQGLAAGKTVVTRSSPALEEVAGAVGESLVQVDGSSHAELVRALAAALCSIGEPGSDAAGDAAGALEAYVASEYARFGVKLTELAGSR, encoded by the coding sequence ATGCTGCACGATCTCCGAGCGCTCCTGTTCACCGTCCACGGGCGGCGGGTCTACATCCTGTCGGAGTTCTCGCTCCCGTACATCGCCGTCGTGTGGGCGGTCGCGCGCCTCAACCGGGGCGTGCTCGTGGCCGACGGATTCGTCGGGCAGTACGAGACGATGGTCGAAGACTGCAAGAAAGCACGGCCGGGCTCGCTGCGGGCGCGATGGTACGCACTGGTGGACGCGATGGCCTGCGCGCTGGCCGACCTCGTCCTGATCGACACCAGGGTCCGGGCGCAACAGCTGGCTGCCGCGCATCCCGGAACCGATGTCCTCTCCCTCCCGGTGGGCGCTCCCGGGTGGGCGCGCCCGGCGACCGGGGCGGCGGCCGCCGATCGCCGGCGCGCAGCGGACGAGCCCCTCCGTGTCCTCTACTACGGCAACTACATTCCGTTGCACGGCCTGCCGGTCATTCTGGAGGCGCTCGCCGCGCTCGGAGCGGCCACGTCGTTCGAGGCCACGTTCATCGGCGACGGTACGCCGCGGGCGAGCGTCCGCGCGCGGGCCGTTGAGCTCGGGATCGCCGAGCAGTGCCGATTCCTCGAGCCGGTCCCCGCGATCGAGCTGGCCGATCACCTGGCCGCCGCGGATGTGGTGCTCGGCATCTTCGGGGACTCCCCGAAGGCGCGGAGCGTCATCGCCAACAAGGTCTGGCAGGGCCTGGCCGCCGGGAAGACGGTCGTCACGCGCAGCTCGCCGGCGCTGGAGGAAGTGGCCGGCGCGGTGGGGGAGAGTCTCGTCCAGGTCGACGGTTCCTCCCACGCAGAACTGGTCCGCGCCCTCGCCGCGGCTCTGTGCTCGATCGGTGAGCCCGGCTCGGATGCCGCGGGCGACGCAGCCGGGGCGCTCGAGGCGTACGTCGCCTCCGAGTACGCTCGATTCGGCGTGAAACTGACGGAACTCGCCGGATCCCGGTAG
- a CDS encoding glycosyltransferase, whose product MHVVRSEPELRGNGARMAGIRAARHETVAPLDDDDTWEATKLRAQLDALESAGVSGGNWVVSCAILEKDLSTGGERVVPTEPVRDVPSITEYLLERPRLRSVSPQFASSTMLFPQALALSEPWDTAVRLHQDWEWLIWLERERGTRMLCVPEPLVCRPVSHADSLTTDPNWRASLEWGKRYLTATSRRIRGDFFLTLPADRAGRAASGSGLLACLGAALRGGRLGYGAWAYFCVTTFRALSNRVRMGRPAA is encoded by the coding sequence GTGCATGTCGTGCGTTCCGAACCGGAACTGCGCGGGAACGGCGCACGCATGGCCGGCATCCGCGCGGCGCGGCACGAGACCGTCGCGCCGCTCGACGACGACGACACCTGGGAGGCGACGAAGCTCCGAGCCCAGCTGGACGCGCTCGAATCGGCCGGAGTCTCGGGCGGCAACTGGGTGGTGAGCTGTGCGATTCTCGAAAAAGACCTGAGCACCGGCGGCGAGCGCGTGGTCCCCACCGAGCCCGTCCGAGACGTTCCGAGCATCACCGAGTACCTGCTGGAAAGACCCCGCCTCCGTTCCGTCTCGCCACAATTCGCTTCTTCCACCATGCTGTTCCCCCAGGCTCTGGCGCTGTCCGAGCCGTGGGACACCGCCGTGCGGCTCCACCAAGACTGGGAGTGGCTGATCTGGCTGGAGCGCGAACGGGGAACCCGCATGCTGTGCGTCCCAGAACCGCTCGTGTGCCGCCCCGTCAGTCATGCCGACTCTCTGACCACGGACCCGAACTGGCGCGCGAGCCTCGAGTGGGGCAAACGGTACCTCACAGCGACCAGTCGGCGTATCCGCGGCGACTTCTTCCTGACGCTGCCCGCCGACCGCGCGGGACGGGCGGCGAGCGGGAGCGGCCTGCTCGCGTGCCTGGGCGCGGCTCTCCGCGGCGGACGGCTCGGGTACGGCGCTTGGGCCTACTTCTGCGTCACAACGTTCCGCGCGCTCAGCAACCGGGTTCGGATGGGGAGGCCCGCCGCGTGA
- a CDS encoding TetR family transcriptional regulator, with the protein MTVACEPAVEGELGLRERKRIATRRAIQLAALQLAGERGFDRVTVDEISHAANVSPRTFFNYFPSKESAIVGELPELPDEASIDRFVAAGPEEPLLDSIGQLLIAAIATGELGDPAFPGAMSASVQELHIRRRALLKDNPELFAQRLARMHQFEDALSAVVQQRLSRDDPALAADPEALHQRARLVTYVAFAGMRHAWSCWVDLGGGEPLSARLRSSFEQVQALGTKPR; encoded by the coding sequence GTGACTGTCGCCTGCGAACCCGCAGTGGAGGGTGAGCTCGGCCTCCGCGAGCGCAAGCGCATCGCCACACGCCGCGCCATCCAGCTCGCCGCCCTCCAACTCGCGGGCGAACGAGGGTTCGACCGTGTGACCGTGGATGAGATCAGCCACGCGGCGAACGTCTCCCCACGCACCTTCTTCAACTATTTCCCGTCGAAGGAGTCCGCGATCGTCGGCGAGCTCCCCGAACTCCCTGACGAGGCGAGTATCGATCGGTTCGTCGCCGCCGGGCCGGAGGAGCCCCTTCTGGACAGCATCGGCCAGCTGCTGATCGCGGCGATCGCCACCGGCGAGCTGGGCGATCCCGCGTTCCCGGGCGCGATGTCCGCGAGCGTGCAGGAGCTGCATATCCGGCGCCGCGCCCTCCTGAAGGACAACCCCGAGTTGTTCGCTCAGCGCCTGGCCAGGATGCATCAATTCGAGGACGCGCTCAGTGCGGTCGTGCAGCAGCGTCTCTCCCGCGACGACCCCGCCCTCGCCGCCGACCCCGAGGCCCTGCACCAGCGAGCGCGTCTCGTGACGTACGTCGCGTTCGCCGGTATGCGGCACGCCTGGTCGTGCTGGGTCGACCTCGGCGGCGGCGAACCGCTCAGCGCCCGGCTCCGCAGCTCCTTCGAGCAGGTGCAGGCGCTCGGGACGAAGCCCCGCTGA
- a CDS encoding alpha/beta hydrolase, which produces MTTRSGRPSCRGAARTVFIAIAAVVALTLSGCVTWFLPARAPRTSTPATESVPAALQPFYSQRLTWSDCASGMQCSTAKAPLNWNDPGAGEIELALIRQPAKGAKQGSLLVNPGGPGGSGYDFVKDSVDRATDSTLQDHFDVVGFDPRGVGRSSAVRCYGAGQMDDYLYGITPGTRGSDQWIAENTAVSKNFGAACEKNTGALLDHVDTVSAARDLDLLRAALGDKKLNYLGYSYGTYLGAVYAGLYPGKTGRLVFDGALDPAVSYFDVTKAQAEGFESALSAYLKDCLPQKGCPFAGTVEEGMRTVSDLLASVEKSPIRNSDGRMLGADTLVTAIIYPLYDATAWSYLSKMFESVMKGSAAAAFTLADAYNSRSKDGTENGNSTEAFSAINCLDYSHDADPVRMRAQAAELTRAAPVIGPYMSYGEIGCANWPYKSAVERGPIAAKGSAPILVVGTTNDPATPYVWAKSLAGQLENGRLLRYKGEGHTAYNKSNSCVNDTVDSYLVNGVLPADGKTC; this is translated from the coding sequence ATGACCACGCGATCAGGACGCCCGTCCTGCCGGGGAGCCGCCCGTACCGTCTTCATCGCCATCGCAGCGGTCGTCGCGCTCACGCTGAGCGGCTGCGTCACCTGGTTCCTGCCGGCGAGAGCGCCGCGGACGTCCACGCCGGCGACAGAGAGCGTTCCCGCTGCGTTGCAGCCCTTCTACAGCCAGCGCCTGACCTGGTCGGACTGCGCGAGCGGGATGCAGTGCTCGACGGCCAAGGCGCCGCTGAACTGGAACGATCCGGGCGCGGGCGAGATCGAGCTCGCGCTCATCCGGCAGCCCGCGAAGGGCGCGAAGCAGGGCTCGTTGCTGGTCAACCCGGGTGGACCCGGTGGCTCCGGCTACGATTTCGTGAAGGATTCGGTGGACCGCGCGACCGACTCCACTCTGCAGGACCATTTCGATGTGGTGGGCTTCGATCCCCGCGGCGTTGGCCGGTCGTCGGCGGTCAGGTGCTACGGCGCCGGCCAGATGGACGATTACCTCTATGGCATCACGCCCGGCACGCGCGGTTCGGACCAGTGGATCGCGGAGAACACTGCTGTCTCGAAGAACTTCGGTGCGGCGTGCGAGAAGAACACGGGCGCGCTGCTCGACCATGTGGACACGGTCAGCGCCGCACGCGATCTAGATCTGCTGCGCGCCGCCCTGGGCGACAAGAAGCTCAACTATCTCGGCTATTCGTATGGCACCTACCTGGGCGCGGTCTACGCCGGTCTCTATCCGGGCAAGACCGGCCGGCTCGTGTTCGACGGAGCGCTCGACCCTGCGGTCTCGTACTTCGATGTGACGAAGGCGCAGGCCGAGGGCTTCGAGAGTGCGCTGAGCGCCTATCTCAAAGACTGCCTGCCGCAGAAGGGCTGCCCGTTCGCCGGCACGGTGGAGGAGGGGATGCGGACCGTCTCCGACCTGCTGGCCTCTGTCGAGAAGAGTCCGATCCGCAACAGCGACGGACGCATGCTCGGCGCCGACACCCTGGTGACCGCGATCATCTACCCGCTCTACGACGCGACCGCGTGGTCGTACTTGAGTAAGATGTTCGAGTCGGTGATGAAGGGCAGCGCGGCGGCCGCGTTCACCCTGGCCGACGCCTACAACAGCCGGAGCAAAGACGGCACTGAGAACGGCAATTCCACCGAGGCGTTCTCGGCGATCAACTGCCTGGACTACTCCCACGACGCCGATCCCGTCAGAATGCGTGCGCAAGCCGCGGAGCTCACACGGGCGGCGCCGGTCATCGGCCCCTACATGTCGTACGGCGAGATCGGGTGCGCGAACTGGCCGTACAAGTCGGCTGTCGAGCGCGGCCCGATCGCCGCGAAAGGCTCGGCTCCCATCCTGGTCGTCGGCACCACCAACGACCCGGCCACCCCGTATGTCTGGGCGAAGAGCCTCGCCGGCCAGTTGGAGAACGGGCGCCTGCTGAGGTACAAGGGCGAGGGCCACACGGCCTACAACAAGTCCAACTCCTGTGTGAACGACACCGTGGACTCCTACCTCGTGAATGGCGTGCTGCCCGCCGACGGTAAGACCTGCTGA